The proteins below come from a single Streptomyces sp. M92 genomic window:
- a CDS encoding ABC transporter substrate-binding protein — MKTRARLPRLVATGATLALALSLAACGDGNGGASSDDGKIHVLVYGDATNKVEQQIVDTFNKTSDVKAVLDTIPGADYQKKLQTIINTPQAPDIFFNWGGGSIKPFVEADLLMPLDDLIKKNPDLEKKFLPTVFENAVVDGKPYGIPMRGTQPVLLFHNKKVLEEAGVQPPKTWDELLDAVEKLKDEGVTPIALGGGDVWPTQMWFQYLYDRIAGPELFAKAVGGDKSAWESPDSKKALDMIRQLVDSGAFGKNYDSVKYTNGGSVQLVASGKAGFELMGSWYYSQQLTDHPEFAEKDLGYTAFPAVEGGKGDPAGVAGNTNNYYSVMKKTEHPEAVAEFLKLMYSDEFVKAQLEIGNLPTTTNTDKFIDTSGTPEYSRFQYELVADAPSFQLSWDQAYPQKASSDMHKAVQQFFNGQLDTDGFIQAMQALPTE; from the coding sequence ATGAAGACACGTGCGCGCTTGCCCAGACTGGTCGCCACCGGCGCGACGCTCGCCCTGGCGCTGAGCCTCGCGGCCTGCGGTGACGGGAACGGCGGGGCGTCGTCGGACGACGGCAAGATCCATGTCCTGGTCTACGGGGACGCCACCAACAAGGTCGAGCAGCAGATCGTCGACACCTTCAACAAGACGTCAGACGTCAAGGCGGTGCTCGACACCATCCCCGGTGCCGACTACCAGAAGAAGCTCCAGACGATCATCAACACCCCCCAGGCTCCGGACATCTTCTTCAACTGGGGCGGCGGCAGCATCAAGCCGTTCGTCGAGGCGGACCTGCTGATGCCGCTGGACGACCTGATCAAGAAGAACCCGGACCTGGAGAAGAAGTTCCTGCCGACGGTCTTCGAGAACGCCGTCGTCGACGGCAAGCCGTACGGCATCCCGATGCGCGGCACCCAGCCCGTCCTGCTCTTCCACAACAAGAAGGTCCTCGAAGAGGCGGGCGTCCAGCCGCCGAAGACCTGGGACGAACTGCTCGACGCGGTGGAGAAGCTCAAGGACGAGGGCGTCACGCCGATCGCGCTCGGCGGCGGTGACGTCTGGCCCACTCAGATGTGGTTCCAGTACCTCTACGACCGCATAGCCGGACCGGAGCTGTTCGCGAAGGCCGTCGGGGGCGACAAGAGCGCCTGGGAGAGCCCGGACAGCAAGAAGGCCCTCGACATGATCAGGCAGCTCGTCGACTCCGGCGCCTTCGGCAAGAACTACGACTCCGTCAAGTACACCAACGGCGGCTCGGTCCAGCTGGTGGCCTCCGGCAAGGCCGGCTTCGAGCTGATGGGCTCCTGGTACTACTCCCAGCAGCTCACGGACCACCCGGAGTTCGCCGAGAAGGACCTCGGCTACACCGCCTTCCCGGCCGTCGAGGGCGGCAAGGGCGACCCGGCAGGTGTCGCCGGCAACACCAACAACTACTACTCGGTGATGAAGAAGACCGAGCACCCCGAGGCCGTCGCCGAGTTCCTGAAACTTATGTACTCCGACGAGTTCGTCAAGGCGCAGCTGGAGATCGGCAACCTGCCGACCACCACGAACACCGACAAGTTCATCGACACCTCGGGCACCCCCGAGTACTCGCGCTTCCAGTACGAACTCGTCGCCGACGCCCCCTCGTTCCAGCTGTCCTGGGACCAGGCGTACCCGCAGAAGGCGAGCTCGGACATGCACAAGGCCGTCCAGCAGTTCTTCAACGGACAGCTCGACACGGACGGCTTCATCCAGGCCATGCAGGCCCTCCCGACCGAGTGA
- a CDS encoding LacI family DNA-binding transcriptional regulator, producing MHGEVEVGTRVTLAEVAKEAGVSPPTVSKVINGRSDVSRATRSRVERLLEVHGYRRRTSDRPRFPLVELVFHELDSVWAVELVKGVENVAKANRATVVLTRSGTRHAPAPDWIEGVLRRRPLGVVLVFSSLPAEVKHRLRSRDIPFVIVDPAGDPDPDVPSVGSANWAGGLAATRHLTDHGHERVAIVTGPEDMLCSRARLDGYRSAMTMAGLPVDPRLIRFGDFQVRGGFEHAMDLLDGPGRPTAVFAGSDLHALGVLEAARLQGLRVPEDLSVVGYDDVPPAQWSSPPLTTVHQPLRHMAEEATRMLFGPGGAARRIELATRLVVRQSTAPPGGAARAAAPGTG from the coding sequence ATGCACGGTGAAGTTGAGGTGGGCACCAGGGTGACGCTGGCCGAGGTGGCGAAAGAGGCGGGGGTCTCACCTCCGACAGTTTCGAAGGTGATCAACGGTCGTTCGGACGTCTCCCGCGCCACCCGGTCGCGGGTCGAGCGGCTGCTGGAGGTGCACGGCTACCGTCGGCGGACGTCGGACCGGCCGCGCTTCCCGCTCGTCGAACTCGTCTTCCACGAACTGGACAGCGTCTGGGCGGTGGAGCTGGTGAAGGGGGTGGAAAACGTTGCCAAGGCCAACCGGGCGACCGTGGTGCTCACCAGGAGCGGCACGCGGCACGCGCCCGCTCCCGACTGGATCGAGGGCGTGCTCCGCCGCAGGCCGCTGGGGGTCGTGCTGGTCTTCTCCTCGCTCCCGGCGGAGGTGAAGCACCGGCTCCGCTCGCGTGACATCCCGTTCGTCATCGTCGACCCGGCCGGCGACCCCGACCCGGACGTGCCCTCCGTGGGCTCCGCCAACTGGGCCGGGGGCCTGGCGGCGACCCGCCACCTCACCGACCACGGGCACGAGCGCGTCGCGATCGTCACCGGCCCCGAGGACATGCTGTGCTCACGGGCCCGCCTCGACGGCTACCGTTCGGCGATGACCATGGCGGGCCTGCCCGTCGATCCCCGTCTGATCCGCTTCGGCGACTTCCAGGTGCGCGGGGGATTCGAGCACGCCATGGACCTGCTGGACGGCCCCGGCCGGCCCACCGCCGTCTTCGCGGGCAGCGACCTCCACGCCCTGGGCGTACTGGAGGCGGCCCGCCTCCAGGGCCTGCGCGTCCCCGAGGACCTCTCGGTGGTCGGCTACGACGACGTGCCGCCGGCCCAGTGGTCGAGCCCGCCGCTGACCACGGTCCACCAGCCCCTGCGGCACATGGCCGAGGAGGCGACCCGCATGCTCTTCGGCCCCGGCGGGGCGGCCCGGCGCATCGAACTGGCCACGCGCCTGGTCGTACGGCAGAGCACCGCGCCACCGGGAGGAGCGGCCCGGGCCGCCGCACCGGGGACCGGGTGA
- a CDS encoding TolB family protein yields the protein MRLGGRAAAVAAVAVVCAAAQTVPAGALELKPGTEHVNVTSDDVMGNERSRYAVISANGRYVAFWSYASNLAPGDTDVAADVYVKDLRTGRVHWASDLAEGMDRGTPAVAPSISADGTRVAYPTLDGTEAHLYDVRTGRTERVSDGTDARFGSANAPAISGNGRYVTFTARPEREPYADPRIRVRDLRRGTGEWADDPTAGDGQQVARPTLSHDGRHLAYLASDPATADPATHVYVLDRRAGRRTRVDPECLDDPSEHWVTDPVMGADGRHVSFRLNCRTLPPRGTNATGDVFVKDLRNGVLRHVLGPRPQFATHSGRLSADGRHVVFVAAEERVPRGPLQVVYLMELRTGRTTTVTARPDGTVNQRPASGPSTDAHGRAVAYDAEPLDLLGKSSTATERQVLVTRPR from the coding sequence ATGCGTCTTGGGGGAAGAGCGGCCGCCGTCGCCGCTGTGGCCGTGGTGTGCGCCGCCGCACAGACGGTGCCCGCGGGGGCCTTGGAACTGAAGCCCGGCACGGAGCACGTGAACGTCACGTCCGACGACGTGATGGGGAACGAGCGGAGCCGGTACGCCGTGATCAGCGCCAACGGCCGCTACGTGGCCTTCTGGTCGTACGCCTCGAACCTGGCGCCCGGCGACACGGACGTAGCCGCTGACGTCTACGTGAAGGACCTGCGGACCGGACGGGTGCACTGGGCCAGCGACCTGGCCGAGGGCATGGACCGGGGCACGCCGGCCGTCGCCCCGTCCATCAGCGCCGACGGCACCCGGGTCGCCTACCCGACGCTCGACGGGACCGAAGCACACCTCTACGACGTCCGCACGGGCCGCACCGAACGGGTCAGTGACGGCACCGACGCACGGTTCGGCAGCGCCAACGCTCCCGCGATCAGCGGGAACGGACGGTACGTCACCTTCACGGCGCGGCCGGAGCGGGAGCCGTACGCCGATCCCCGCATCCGGGTGCGCGACCTTCGCCGGGGGACCGGCGAGTGGGCCGACGACCCGACGGCCGGGGACGGGCAGCAGGTCGCGCGGCCGACCCTGAGCCACGACGGCCGGCACCTCGCCTACCTCGCCTCCGACCCCGCGACGGCCGACCCGGCCACCCATGTCTACGTGCTCGACCGGCGGGCCGGCCGGCGGACCCGCGTCGACCCCGAGTGCCTGGACGATCCGTCCGAGCACTGGGTCACCGACCCGGTGATGGGAGCGGACGGCCGGCACGTCTCCTTCCGCCTCAACTGCCGGACCTTGCCGCCGCGGGGCACCAACGCCACCGGTGACGTCTTCGTCAAGGACCTGAGGAACGGGGTCCTGCGCCATGTCCTGGGTCCCAGACCGCAGTTCGCCACGCACTCCGGGCGGCTGAGCGCCGACGGCCGGCACGTCGTGTTCGTGGCGGCCGAGGAGCGGGTGCCCCGCGGCCCGCTCCAGGTGGTCTACCTGATGGAGCTGCGCACCGGCCGCACCACGACGGTCACCGCCCGGCCCGACGGCACCGTGAACCAGAGGCCGGCGTCCGGCCCGTCCACCGACGCGCACGGCCGCGCGGTGGCGTACGACGCCGAACCGCTGGACCTGCTGGGGAAGTCGTCCACCGCGACCGAGCGGCAGGTCCTCGTCACGCGCCCGCGCTGA
- a CDS encoding ribosomal maturation YjgA family protein, giving the protein MAALSVVGAGLGLRSVAAGDVAKYGGDSLYTLLIFTLVLLAAPRTPPLKAAALALAVSWGVEFLQLSGVPAELSRHSTAARLVLGSTFNAPDLFWYAVGALAGWLVVASSGAAGGGRCSSLVRRRAH; this is encoded by the coding sequence GTGGCCGCCCTTTCGGTCGTCGGAGCGGGACTGGGCCTGCGTTCCGTGGCGGCAGGGGACGTGGCCAAGTACGGCGGGGACAGCCTGTACACCCTGCTCATCTTCACCCTCGTCCTCCTGGCGGCGCCGCGCACGCCGCCCCTGAAGGCCGCCGCGCTCGCGCTGGCCGTGAGCTGGGGCGTCGAGTTCCTCCAGCTCAGTGGCGTGCCGGCGGAGCTCTCCCGGCACAGCACCGCCGCCCGCCTGGTACTGGGTTCGACCTTCAACGCGCCGGACCTGTTCTGGTACGCGGTCGGTGCGCTGGCCGGGTGGCTCGTCGTCGCGTCTTCGGGAGCGGCCGGTGGTGGGCGTTGTTCGTCGCTCGTACGGCGTCGAGCGCATTGA
- a CDS encoding fused MFS/spermidine synthase, with the protein MSSVTGPLSSPAAGDARRHRGLGSRSAAALVFGSSAAVLVVEIVALRLLAPYLGLTLETSTMVIGIALTAIALGSWLGGRLADQVDPRRLIGPSLGVSGAVVALTPAVLRSTAEWAPVLLLIVAGLTILVPGALLSAVTPMVTKLRLTSLDETGTVVGRLSGVGTVGAIVGTVLTGFVLISRLPVSGILIGLGALLMAGSALVAWRARGWTGTPALTLVVVAGGLATVPAPGGCDAETKYHCARIVADPGRDGGHTLVLDGVRHSYVDVDDPAFLKFTYVRALASVVDTAFPEGEPITAYHLGGGGLTFPRYLADARPGTRSLVSEIDGGVVRIDRERFGLRPDSGIDVRTEDGRLGLRRLETDSRDLVVGDAFGGVSVPWHLTTVEAMSDVRRVLDEDGLYAANLIDHGDLAFARAEVATLSETFEHVVLVGDPVDIGSDRAAAPDGGNLVVLASDRPVDLRATQEALDARRVGWQLATGDDLTSWIGDARPLTDDHAPVDQLLQPYDSRGGR; encoded by the coding sequence ATGTCGTCCGTGACCGGACCGCTTTCCTCGCCCGCCGCCGGAGACGCTCGCCGCCACCGCGGCCTGGGCTCCCGCTCCGCCGCCGCGCTGGTCTTCGGGTCGTCGGCCGCGGTCCTGGTCGTCGAGATCGTCGCGCTGCGGCTGCTCGCTCCCTACCTCGGCCTCACCCTGGAAACCAGCACCATGGTGATCGGTATCGCCCTCACCGCGATCGCCCTCGGCTCCTGGCTGGGCGGGCGCCTCGCGGACCAGGTCGACCCGCGCCGGCTCATCGGCCCCTCGCTCGGGGTGTCGGGCGCGGTCGTGGCGCTCACCCCCGCCGTGCTGCGCTCCACCGCGGAGTGGGCGCCCGTGCTGCTCCTGATCGTCGCGGGCCTGACCATCCTCGTCCCGGGCGCGCTGCTCTCCGCCGTGACGCCGATGGTGACCAAGCTGCGCCTGACGAGCCTCGACGAGACCGGGACGGTCGTCGGCCGGCTGTCCGGCGTCGGGACCGTCGGAGCCATCGTCGGCACCGTCCTCACCGGCTTCGTCCTCATCTCGCGGCTGCCGGTCAGCGGCATCCTCATCGGCCTCGGCGCACTGCTGATGGCCGGCTCGGCACTCGTGGCCTGGCGAGCGCGCGGGTGGACCGGCACGCCCGCCCTCACCCTGGTGGTCGTGGCCGGCGGCCTCGCCACCGTCCCCGCGCCCGGCGGTTGCGACGCGGAGACCAAGTACCACTGCGCACGGATCGTGGCGGACCCGGGCCGGGACGGCGGACACACGCTCGTACTGGACGGCGTGCGGCACTCCTACGTCGACGTCGACGACCCGGCATTCCTGAAGTTCACCTATGTGCGGGCCCTGGCGTCGGTGGTCGACACCGCCTTTCCCGAGGGCGAGCCGATCACCGCCTATCACCTGGGAGGCGGTGGGCTCACCTTTCCGCGCTACCTCGCGGACGCCCGGCCGGGCACGCGCAGCCTGGTGTCCGAGATCGACGGCGGCGTCGTGCGCATCGACCGCGAGCGGTTCGGGCTGAGGCCGGACTCCGGGATCGACGTGCGCACGGAGGACGGCCGGCTCGGTCTGCGGCGGCTGGAGACGGACAGCCGCGACCTGGTCGTCGGTGACGCCTTCGGGGGCGTCAGCGTGCCGTGGCACCTCACCACGGTGGAGGCGATGAGCGACGTGCGGCGGGTGCTGGACGAGGACGGCCTGTACGCCGCCAACCTGATCGACCACGGTGACCTGGCCTTCGCGCGTGCTGAAGTCGCCACGCTCAGCGAGACGTTCGAGCACGTCGTCCTCGTCGGCGACCCCGTCGACATCGGTTCGGACCGGGCCGCCGCCCCCGACGGCGGCAACCTGGTGGTGCTCGCCTCCGACCGCCCGGTGGACCTGCGTGCGACCCAGGAAGCACTCGACGCCCGGCGAGTCGGATGGCAGCTCGCGACCGGCGACGACCTCACCTCCTGGATCGGCGACGCCCGGCCGCTCACCGACGACCACGCTCCCGTCGACCAGCTCCTCCAGCCCTACGACTCGCGGGGCGGCCGGTGA
- a CDS encoding DUF6232 family protein, with protein MDRTEGTGASPPGPPLRPPLPSRPPASYLPPPLPPAPAEGDPLVLRVSRRMLWVGSVAIPLHNITWVNAFRLKRAWGVAAARLLALLIGAVLVYAALDSAGDGEPRAGENGNLVVVIVVIGLAVVCKGLFTSAKPVLAVEMASGSKVMVTLPSMDELRRTAGRIVHDRQSGSRVRRPGAAVQYSHTNNYGPVVNMRDGRGNTGFKL; from the coding sequence ATGGACCGCACGGAAGGCACCGGCGCGTCACCGCCCGGGCCGCCACTGCGACCTCCCCTGCCTTCCCGACCGCCCGCTTCATACCTGCCTCCTCCACTTCCGCCGGCGCCTGCCGAGGGAGACCCCCTGGTCCTCCGCGTCAGCCGTCGGATGCTCTGGGTGGGGTCGGTGGCCATCCCACTGCACAACATCACCTGGGTGAACGCCTTCCGGCTCAAGCGCGCCTGGGGCGTGGCCGCCGCCCGCCTGCTGGCATTGCTGATCGGCGCCGTCCTGGTCTACGCCGCGCTCGACTCCGCGGGTGACGGCGAACCACGCGCCGGAGAGAACGGCAACCTCGTGGTCGTCATCGTCGTGATCGGCCTGGCCGTCGTCTGCAAGGGCCTGTTCACGTCGGCCAAGCCGGTGTTGGCGGTCGAGATGGCAAGCGGCTCCAAGGTGATGGTGACGCTGCCGAGCATGGACGAGCTGCGCCGGACAGCCGGACGGATCGTGCACGATCGACAATCCGGAAGCCGAGTTCGCCGCCCTGGTGCAGCAGTGCAGTACAGCCACACGAACAACTACGGTCCGGTCGTCAACATGAGGGACGGCCGGGGGAACACGGGGTTCAAGCTGTGA
- a CDS encoding aminoglycoside phosphotransferase family protein encodes MDELADRWDLELVAAGGGGTSRVFRCFKRDTGTSAWLKLTPETGIAQEEAEALRAWEKTPSVVTLLAQDLTVGALLLADVEPGVQLSRSAWNPAEVAVLLRDLRDPAPVPGEHSVLRRLSHRVDFVFDLTDRRLAARAVNDPAVTKVLRQARAAALELAANGPVGLVHGDLHPANVLSGPGARLVAIDPRPTWGDPDFDAVDWVLEGVADPAVLEQRVEELAALVPAMSPRRVLGWCRALAALVAVPRTCAGRDDAETRFLMALAGS; translated from the coding sequence GTGGACGAACTCGCTGACCGCTGGGACCTGGAGCTTGTCGCGGCGGGCGGAGGAGGCACCTCGCGGGTGTTCCGCTGCTTCAAGCGGGACACCGGCACCTCGGCATGGCTGAAACTCACGCCGGAGACCGGGATCGCCCAGGAGGAGGCCGAAGCTCTGCGGGCCTGGGAGAAGACGCCGTCGGTTGTCACGCTGCTGGCACAGGATCTGACCGTCGGGGCCCTGCTGCTGGCGGACGTGGAGCCGGGTGTGCAGCTGAGCCGGAGTGCGTGGAATCCGGCCGAGGTCGCCGTGTTGCTGCGGGACCTGCGGGACCCCGCCCCCGTGCCGGGCGAGCACTCGGTACTGCGGCGCCTCTCACACCGCGTCGACTTCGTGTTCGACTTGACCGACCGCAGGCTGGCGGCGCGCGCCGTGAACGATCCGGCCGTCACGAAGGTACTTCGGCAGGCGCGAGCGGCGGCCCTGGAACTGGCAGCCAATGGGCCGGTGGGACTCGTGCACGGCGATCTTCATCCGGCCAACGTGCTGTCTGGCCCGGGTGCCCGCCTGGTGGCGATTGATCCGAGGCCGACGTGGGGCGACCCGGACTTCGACGCCGTGGACTGGGTGCTTGAAGGAGTCGCGGATCCAGCCGTGCTGGAGCAGAGGGTCGAGGAGCTGGCGGCGCTGGTTCCCGCCATGTCTCCTCGTCGGGTGCTGGGCTGGTGCCGAGCCCTGGCCGCCCTCGTCGCGGTCCCCAGAACGTGTGCGGGGCGGGACGACGCGGAGACCCGGTTCCTCATGGCTCTGGCCGGCAGCTGA
- a CDS encoding dienelactone hydrolase family protein translates to MTTITTRTVEYPADGLTMVGYLALPAGADRRPAVLLGPEGMGLSDVERRRADALAELGYVTLAFDLHGGRYLGDPEEMLARCLPLLADPGRMRGIGHAALEVLRTEPRTDPDRIAAVGYGTGGAVGLELGRDGVNLRAIGTVNATTTGRPGEAARIRCPVWAGVGSEDPIMPPAQRNAFTAEMQAAGVDWRLAVYGGALHAFHHPPVDHPTVPGVGYHPRHARRAWRDVVDLLAECLPLTEEPTASRTPECRRIHHSRGTS, encoded by the coding sequence ATTACGACGATTACGACGCGTACGGTCGAGTATCCGGCCGACGGTTTGACGATGGTCGGGTACCTCGCGCTCCCGGCCGGTGCCGACCGCCGGCCCGCAGTGCTGCTCGGACCGGAGGGCATGGGGCTCAGCGACGTCGAGCGCCGCCGGGCCGACGCACTCGCCGAACTGGGATACGTGACGCTGGCCTTCGACCTCCATGGCGGGCGCTATCTGGGCGATCCCGAGGAGATGCTGGCCCGTTGCCTGCCGCTGCTCGCCGATCCCGGCCGGATGCGGGGCATCGGCCATGCGGCGCTCGAAGTGCTGCGCACCGAACCGCGGACCGACCCCGACCGGATCGCCGCCGTCGGCTACGGCACCGGGGGCGCCGTCGGGCTGGAACTCGGGCGCGACGGCGTCAACCTGCGCGCGATCGGCACAGTCAACGCAACCACCACGGGCCGGCCGGGCGAGGCGGCGCGCATTCGCTGCCCGGTGTGGGCCGGAGTCGGGTCGGAGGACCCGATCATGCCGCCAGCGCAACGGAACGCGTTCACCGCTGAGATGCAAGCCGCGGGCGTAGACTGGCGCCTCGCGGTCTACGGCGGCGCCTTGCACGCCTTCCACCATCCGCCGGTCGATCACCCCACGGTCCCCGGCGTCGGCTACCACCCGCGGCACGCGCGGCGAGCCTGGCGCGACGTAGTCGACCTGCTCGCCGAGTGCCTGCCTTTGACGGAGGAGCCGACAGCATCACGAACTCCAGAATGTAGGCGCATCCACCACTCACGGGGGACAAGTTGA
- a CDS encoding CoA transferase: MTHTEDAEDAATAHAWEVLGGRSQLVQHVSFVGAGAVLPSRLPVREMARAGVGVCSLAAAELLALRNRVPVPAVRVNEAAVATAFVSERHLRIDGRAPTSFAPLSGFWPAADGWVRTHANYPHHRARLLSALGIADRGGDRELVGVLSKELASRPAEEVQETVYAAGGLAVAVAGAPAAAGPALVERRHVGQGSPRLPAPAPVPAQDVRVLDLTRVIAGPVATRTLALLGADVLRVDAPQLPEDADAHADTGAGKRSTLLDLGSPGDRHAFEDLLGRADVVVTGYRPGALDRHGLTPDVLLDRYPDLIVAQLCAWDWSGPWAGRRGFDSLVQAGTGIAAMEATADGRPGVLPAQALDHGTGYLLAAAVLRALSDRQATGGGCHLRLSLAGTASWLLHDIRPTPAQGEAGTYDSGSWLAETESPYGRLRHALPPVHYDGAPTNWDHAPTQWGTDPPNWA; this comes from the coding sequence ATGACGCATACCGAGGACGCCGAGGACGCGGCCACCGCACACGCCTGGGAGGTCCTGGGCGGCCGGAGCCAACTGGTTCAGCACGTGTCCTTCGTGGGAGCGGGCGCTGTCCTGCCGTCACGCCTGCCAGTGAGGGAAATGGCGCGGGCCGGCGTCGGAGTGTGTTCGCTGGCGGCGGCGGAACTGCTGGCGCTGCGCAACCGCGTGCCGGTGCCCGCGGTGCGGGTGAACGAGGCGGCGGTGGCCACCGCCTTCGTCAGTGAACGCCACCTGCGAATCGACGGCCGGGCCCCGACGTCCTTCGCCCCGCTGTCCGGGTTCTGGCCGGCTGCCGACGGCTGGGTTCGCACCCACGCCAACTACCCGCACCACCGGGCCCGGCTGCTCAGCGCCCTGGGCATCGCGGACAGGGGAGGGGACCGGGAGCTGGTGGGCGTGCTCTCGAAGGAGTTGGCATCGCGTCCGGCCGAGGAGGTCCAGGAGACCGTCTACGCGGCAGGCGGCCTGGCCGTGGCCGTGGCTGGGGCACCCGCCGCTGCCGGGCCGGCCCTGGTCGAAAGGCGGCACGTGGGCCAGGGCAGTCCTCGGCTGCCGGCACCCGCACCGGTGCCGGCCCAGGACGTGCGGGTCCTGGACCTGACCCGTGTCATCGCCGGCCCCGTCGCCACACGGACACTGGCGCTGCTGGGCGCGGACGTGCTGCGCGTCGACGCCCCTCAGCTCCCCGAGGACGCGGATGCCCACGCCGACACCGGTGCGGGCAAACGCTCCACGTTGCTGGACCTCGGCAGCCCCGGCGACCGGCACGCCTTCGAGGACCTGCTCGGCCGGGCGGATGTCGTGGTGACCGGCTACCGCCCCGGTGCCCTGGACCGGCACGGACTGACTCCCGACGTGCTCCTGGACCGGTACCCCGACCTGATCGTGGCCCAACTGTGTGCCTGGGACTGGTCCGGTCCCTGGGCCGGGCGCCGCGGCTTCGACAGCCTGGTCCAGGCCGGTACCGGAATCGCCGCGATGGAGGCCACGGCCGACGGCCGTCCCGGTGTACTGCCCGCACAGGCGCTGGACCACGGAACCGGTTACCTGCTCGCCGCCGCCGTCCTACGTGCGCTGAGCGATCGTCAGGCCACCGGCGGTGGATGTCATCTGCGCCTCTCCCTGGCAGGCACGGCGTCCTGGCTGCTGCACGACATCCGCCCCACCCCTGCACAGGGTGAAGCCGGCACCTACGATTCCGGATCCTGGCTCGCCGAGACCGAATCGCCCTACGGTCGGCTGCGTCACGCCCTGCCCCCGGTCCACTACGACGGCGCACCCACGAACTGGGACCACGCACCGACGCAATGGGGCACCGATCCGCCGAACTGGGCCTGA
- a CDS encoding aminoglycoside phosphotransferase family protein gives MHDDQVDVTTEIVAALVREQFPQWGGKAIQPLVSTGTVHAIFRVGIDLSARFPLRLNDAAETLAVLEQEAQASAELAQVSRFPVPEPVALGKPGAGYPMPWSVQTWLPGTIASDADPGGSDAFAEDLAAFIASLRDAETRGRLFSGENRGGVLAHHDDWMAKCFEESEGLLDVPRLRRVWSRFRELPRTGADVMSHGDWIPGNVLVTGDRLSGVLDTGGFGPADPALDLVGAWHLLRPGPREVLRRTLVCDDLEWERGKAWAFEQAMGLVWYYIESNPAMSRMGRRTLDRVLETTE, from the coding sequence ATGCACGATGACCAAGTGGACGTGACCACCGAAATCGTTGCGGCCCTGGTCCGGGAACAGTTCCCTCAGTGGGGCGGCAAGGCGATCCAACCCCTGGTGTCGACCGGGACGGTCCACGCCATCTTCCGCGTCGGGATAGACCTCTCCGCACGTTTCCCACTGCGTCTGAACGATGCCGCCGAGACACTGGCGGTTCTGGAACAGGAGGCCCAGGCGAGCGCCGAGCTGGCACAGGTCTCCCGGTTCCCCGTCCCGGAACCGGTCGCCTTGGGAAAGCCTGGAGCGGGTTACCCCATGCCCTGGTCGGTCCAGACGTGGCTGCCGGGAACGATCGCCTCTGATGCCGACCCGGGTGGGTCGGACGCTTTCGCCGAGGACCTTGCGGCCTTCATCGCGTCTCTCCGGGACGCCGAGACGCGGGGACGACTCTTCAGCGGCGAGAATCGGGGCGGCGTTCTCGCTCACCATGACGATTGGATGGCGAAGTGCTTCGAGGAGAGTGAGGGACTGCTGGACGTGCCCCGGCTGCGCCGGGTGTGGAGCCGCTTTCGGGAGTTGCCACGCACGGGTGCCGACGTGATGAGCCATGGTGACTGGATCCCCGGCAATGTACTGGTCACGGGAGACCGGCTGAGCGGCGTACTCGACACCGGCGGCTTCGGCCCGGCCGACCCCGCGTTGGATCTGGTCGGCGCCTGGCACCTGTTGCGGCCAGGCCCGCGGGAAGTGCTCCGGCGGACGCTGGTCTGTGACGATCTGGAGTGGGAGCGCGGCAAGGCATGGGCGTTCGAACAGGCGATGGGTCTTGTCTGGTACTACATCGAGAGCAATCCGGCGATGAGCAGAATGGGGCGCCGGACACTCGACCGCGTTCTGGAGACGACGGAGTGA